The following are encoded together in the Microscilla marina ATCC 23134 genome:
- a CDS encoding serine hydrolase — MKILILFVQGIVLLCCVGCSAQSNKSVKSNLIDSLMKSQSDAFRQVLQNSKVYELQVMYTQINRDTNNTPSFKTYQYNVDKNRYFYPASLVKLPVACLTLEKLNKLKIKGLNKYTVFEVDSVRAPQTPLKKDTTTVHGKPFLAQMIKRAFVVSDNKAFNRLYEFLGQKYINESLWQKGYYDIMVQHRLANSDFDEVSNRYTNPFKFYKKGKVIYEQKEAYNDIEYLPKVKQPFKGIAHINKEGEKVNKPFNFSTKNYFSLETMHQMLKAVMFPASVSPQQRFDLTEADYQFLYKCMAMLPRESTYPVYNKPEHTDGFMKFLMYGDLFKKKDYKSKIPAHIRIFNKVGLSYGFLVDNAYVVDFKNNIEFMLSVVIYVNNNQVLNDSKYQYKETGMPFMVNFGQLIYEYELTRSRKYKPDLYRFRVGR; from the coding sequence ATGAAGATATTGATCCTATTTGTGCAGGGTATTGTGTTATTATGCTGTGTAGGCTGTAGTGCACAAAGCAACAAGAGTGTGAAGAGTAACCTGATTGATAGCTTGATGAAAAGCCAGTCAGATGCTTTTAGGCAAGTATTGCAAAATTCCAAAGTGTATGAATTACAGGTAATGTATACCCAGATAAACCGTGATACAAACAACACCCCCAGCTTTAAAACCTACCAATATAACGTAGATAAAAATCGCTATTTTTATCCGGCAAGCCTGGTCAAGCTTCCAGTGGCTTGCCTTACATTAGAAAAGCTAAATAAGTTAAAAATAAAAGGCTTAAACAAATATACAGTATTTGAGGTTGATTCTGTACGTGCACCCCAAACACCTTTGAAAAAAGATACCACTACTGTTCATGGCAAACCTTTTCTTGCCCAAATGATTAAAAGAGCGTTTGTCGTAAGTGATAATAAAGCGTTTAATCGTTTGTATGAGTTTTTGGGGCAAAAGTACATCAATGAATCTCTTTGGCAAAAAGGTTATTATGATATAATGGTACAACACCGACTGGCTAACTCAGACTTTGACGAAGTATCGAATCGCTACACAAACCCTTTTAAGTTTTATAAAAAAGGAAAAGTGATTTATGAGCAAAAAGAAGCTTATAACGACATAGAATATCTACCGAAAGTAAAACAGCCGTTTAAAGGAATTGCTCACATCAACAAAGAAGGTGAAAAAGTGAATAAGCCCTTTAACTTTTCGACAAAAAACTATTTTTCACTTGAAACCATGCACCAAATGTTAAAAGCGGTCATGTTTCCTGCATCAGTGAGCCCTCAACAACGGTTTGATTTGACCGAGGCTGATTATCAGTTTTTGTATAAATGTATGGCAATGCTCCCACGTGAAAGTACTTACCCTGTATACAACAAGCCTGAGCATACAGATGGTTTTATGAAGTTTTTGATGTACGGCGATTTGTTTAAAAAAAAGGACTATAAATCAAAAATACCTGCTCATATACGTATCTTCAATAAGGTGGGACTTTCCTATGGTTTTTTAGTAGACAATGCGTATGTTGTGGATTTTAAGAATAATATAGAGTTTATGCTTTCAGTGGTAATCTATGTAAACAACAATCAAGTGCTTAATGATAGTAAATATCAGTACAAAGAAACAGGAATGCCATTTATGGTAAACTTTGGGCAGCTCATTTATGAATACGAACTTACCCGCTCGCGTAAGTACAAACCTGACCTATACCGCTTTAGAGTAGGGAGGTAG
- a CDS encoding tetratricopeptide repeat protein, with amino-acid sequence MTLNKSIFFSLWVVLICSSAYAQTDKINDLLKQGRVENSKGNFNEAIAIFQQALKIDSQHTIATYELANSYYSNKEYEKALKFSQKVIEKNKRYLLAAYLLTGSCLTDMGKLPEANEVFEKAAQKYTHHYLIQYNLGINHYTLKNYDKALKYAQKSAFIKPMHASSHLLLAALNEIKGSRIKAAMSYYFFLLLEPGSPRSVKALVELKGLLKIIMNNEGGSIPSSDPFLMTKHRLAQVDLSRKRNESNMDEFVNKTKFFFKTLGSVNRKTPYPSVWGDMYAPLFYRLGRSRHITPYCYFIHQKVITKEVRKWNKEKKNQKSTVAFQYWMGKQLSSL; translated from the coding sequence ATGACTTTGAATAAATCTATATTTTTTAGCCTTTGGGTTGTGCTTATATGTTCCAGTGCTTATGCTCAAACAGACAAGATAAATGACCTGCTAAAGCAGGGGAGGGTAGAGAACAGCAAAGGAAACTTCAACGAAGCAATTGCTATATTTCAACAAGCTTTAAAAATTGATAGTCAGCACACGATTGCCACCTATGAACTTGCCAACAGTTACTACTCTAACAAAGAGTATGAAAAAGCCCTTAAGTTCAGCCAAAAGGTAATTGAAAAAAATAAGAGATACCTTTTAGCTGCGTACCTGCTTACAGGAAGTTGCCTGACAGATATGGGTAAGTTGCCTGAAGCCAACGAAGTTTTTGAAAAAGCTGCCCAAAAATATACGCATCATTACCTTATTCAATATAACCTGGGCATTAATCATTATACGCTTAAAAACTATGACAAGGCTTTAAAGTATGCCCAAAAATCAGCCTTTATCAAACCAATGCATGCGAGTAGCCACTTATTATTGGCAGCCCTTAACGAAATAAAAGGCAGTAGAATAAAAGCGGCAATGTCTTATTATTTCTTTTTATTGTTAGAGCCCGGTTCTCCGCGTTCGGTAAAAGCCCTGGTAGAGTTAAAAGGCTTGTTAAAAATAATTATGAACAACGAAGGAGGATCAATCCCTTCTTCTGATCCTTTTTTAATGACCAAGCACCGCTTGGCACAAGTAGACCTTAGCCGTAAGCGGAACGAAAGTAATATGGATGAGTTTGTGAATAAAACCAAGTTCTTCTTTAAAACTTTAGGGAGTGTCAACAGAAAAACACCTTATCCATCGGTATGGGGCGATATGTACGCACCTTTATTTTATCGCTTGGGGCGTTCTCGTCATATCACTCCATATTGCTATTTTATTCATCAAAAAGTAATTACCAAAGAGGTGAGAAAGTGGAATAAAGAAAAGAAAAATCAAAAGTCTACTGTAGCCTTTCAGTATTGGATGGGTAAGCAGTTATCTTCATTGTAA
- a CDS encoding DUF4261 domain-containing protein, which yields MEESQESKTVLGMIALESAIFPKPEKFIEVFEEDWGISLDLSDLNSSENNATVLQVGNQIVALMFIDKPVPWVDLEQVCKLAYYWSEAAETLKPHQAHIVVSVMSDEDSVTKYNLLTKVNASLLKLSPALGVYMGTQNLVMSTERYLEESELIKTNALPISLWVYFGLYAEDEGKISGYTYGLSEFGKMELEVSYSAQTLTNIYGFLYNISHYLLAHSPELKDGETIGMTAEQKVMMTHQPSRYLDNVTVIDLEF from the coding sequence ATGGAGGAATCACAAGAATCAAAAACAGTATTGGGGATGATAGCCTTGGAAAGTGCCATTTTTCCCAAACCAGAAAAGTTTATTGAAGTATTTGAAGAAGATTGGGGCATCTCGTTAGACTTGTCAGACTTGAATAGCAGTGAAAATAATGCTACAGTATTACAAGTAGGTAATCAAATAGTAGCTTTAATGTTTATAGATAAACCTGTGCCTTGGGTAGACCTGGAGCAAGTGTGTAAACTAGCCTATTACTGGTCTGAAGCTGCTGAAACTCTCAAGCCACATCAGGCACACATTGTTGTCAGTGTAATGTCAGATGAAGATAGTGTGACCAAGTACAACTTGCTTACCAAAGTAAATGCATCGTTGCTTAAACTTTCGCCTGCTTTAGGGGTATATATGGGCACTCAAAACCTGGTGATGTCAACTGAACGGTACTTGGAAGAAAGTGAACTAATAAAGACCAATGCTTTACCTATTTCGTTGTGGGTTTACTTTGGTTTGTACGCCGAAGACGAAGGCAAAATATCGGGATATACTTATGGTTTGAGCGAGTTTGGCAAAATGGAGTTAGAAGTTAGTTACTCAGCGCAAACCCTGACCAATATTTACGGTTTTTTGTATAATATTTCTCACTATTTGCTGGCGCATAGCCCTGAATTGAAAGATGGTGAAACTATAGGCATGACTGCCGAACAAAAAGTAATGATGACCCACCAGCCATCAAGATATTTAGATAATGTAACTGTTATTGACTTAGAGTTTTAA
- a CDS encoding acyl-CoA thioester hydrolase/BAAT C-terminal domain-containing protein: MKNILFICGMFLCMTCKKKHQNVRVIPVKESWIKGELYKNTLPTGAKTTPVLKKTVLITLSGFEGGHLPKASLLALAGKGYDVFSLAYVAPPSVLPDKISKIPIEYLAKAVNWLKTNTAYKDHSIVLLGVSKGAELALLYGSYYQNIDGIIAYSPSCLLLPGITSSSDPQPTQAPWSYQYKPLPFAPVKKLDKSAKIVTYQKYIEPLLKNVEVLKNAMIKVENIRCPLLLLTGTDDKMWGSEKMARLILYKLEANFKPKQAKSVAYEQAGHLFFWFGDSPPSTHSNSWRKSILNTQYQFLLGGTSDGNQQAMQKSQQEVLNFLHTLDSRPIKTLSQ, from the coding sequence ATGAAGAATATATTGTTTATATGTGGGATGTTTTTGTGCATGACTTGCAAAAAAAAACATCAAAACGTAAGAGTTATTCCTGTCAAAGAAAGTTGGATAAAAGGTGAGCTATATAAAAACACGTTACCTACAGGTGCCAAAACAACTCCTGTGCTCAAAAAAACAGTGCTCATTACTTTGTCAGGTTTTGAGGGTGGTCATTTGCCTAAAGCATCGTTGCTGGCGCTGGCAGGCAAAGGTTACGACGTGTTTTCTCTTGCCTATGTCGCGCCTCCTTCTGTGCTTCCTGATAAAATATCTAAAATACCTATAGAGTACCTGGCCAAAGCAGTAAACTGGCTTAAAACAAATACCGCTTACAAAGACCATTCGATAGTATTGTTGGGAGTTTCTAAAGGGGCAGAACTAGCTTTATTGTATGGCAGTTATTATCAAAACATTGATGGCATTATTGCCTATTCGCCTTCTTGTTTGTTGTTACCAGGCATTACCTCTTCCAGTGACCCCCAACCTACCCAGGCACCATGGAGCTACCAATACAAACCCCTGCCATTTGCTCCAGTAAAAAAGCTAGATAAAAGTGCTAAAATTGTCACTTATCAAAAATATATTGAGCCATTACTGAAAAATGTAGAGGTACTAAAAAACGCCATGATTAAGGTAGAAAACATTCGTTGCCCATTGCTATTGCTCACTGGCACGGATGACAAAATGTGGGGATCGGAAAAAATGGCGCGCTTAATTTTATATAAATTAGAGGCCAACTTTAAACCCAAGCAAGCCAAAAGTGTAGCATACGAGCAAGCAGGGCATCTTTTTTTTTGGTTTGGAGACTCCCCACCTTCCACCCACTCAAACAGTTGGCGTAAATCTATTTTAAACACACAGTACCAATTTTTATTGGGGGGCACTTCTGACGGAAACCAACAAGCGATGCAAAAATCTCAACAAGAAGTGCTGAACTTTTTGCATACGCTTGACAGTAGACCAATTAAAACTCTAAGTCAATAA
- a CDS encoding acyl-CoA dehydrogenase family protein produces MNFDYTEKMKSLQEKLTHFMKEHVYPIENDYFHWTHSPENFWKVWPGLEDLKAKAHEKGLWNLFLPANYGEVSPGLSNLEYAPLAEIMGKVIWSSEIFNCSAPDTGNMEVLAKYGNHEQQERWLKPLLAGKIRSAFLMTEPEVASSDATNIQCSIKAEGDEYVINGRKWWSSGAMDPRCEIFIVMGKTDPEAARHSQQSMILVPKNTPGVTVVRPLSVFGEYDSPAGHAEVLLENVRVPKSHLILGEGRGFEIAQGRLGPGRIHHCMRLIGMAQRALELMSQRVATREAFGRPIAAFSSIRQDVSKSLCEIQQARLLTLQAADMMDKAGTKGAKELISMIKIVAPRMTQTVVDRAMQSFGGMGLSADTPLAGFFGAARVIRLADGPDEVHMHQLGKNTIMKYATEATK; encoded by the coding sequence ATGAATTTTGACTATACCGAAAAAATGAAATCCCTTCAGGAAAAGCTCACTCACTTTATGAAGGAACACGTCTATCCAATAGAAAATGATTATTTCCACTGGACACACTCTCCCGAAAACTTTTGGAAAGTGTGGCCAGGGTTAGAAGACTTAAAAGCCAAAGCCCATGAAAAGGGTCTTTGGAATTTGTTTTTACCTGCCAACTATGGCGAAGTAAGCCCTGGGCTGTCTAATTTAGAGTATGCTCCACTTGCCGAGATTATGGGTAAGGTGATTTGGTCATCTGAAATTTTCAACTGTAGTGCCCCTGATACAGGCAACATGGAAGTATTGGCAAAGTATGGCAATCATGAACAACAGGAACGTTGGCTCAAGCCACTGCTGGCGGGTAAAATACGCTCAGCCTTTTTGATGACTGAGCCAGAAGTGGCTTCTTCAGACGCTACTAATATTCAATGTTCTATCAAAGCCGAAGGAGATGAGTACGTCATCAATGGGCGTAAATGGTGGTCTTCGGGCGCAATGGACCCTCGTTGTGAGATTTTTATTGTGATGGGTAAAACCGACCCAGAAGCAGCCCGCCACAGTCAGCAAAGTATGATTTTAGTACCTAAAAATACACCTGGCGTTACTGTAGTACGCCCATTGTCTGTATTTGGCGAGTATGATTCACCCGCTGGACACGCTGAGGTATTGCTCGAAAACGTAAGGGTGCCTAAAAGTCATTTGATTTTGGGCGAAGGACGCGGCTTTGAAATAGCCCAGGGGCGTTTGGGTCCAGGGCGTATTCATCACTGTATGCGCTTGATTGGTATGGCACAGCGTGCACTAGAGCTCATGAGCCAACGTGTGGCAACACGCGAAGCATTTGGTCGTCCGATTGCCGCGTTTAGCAGCATCCGGCAAGATGTTTCAAAATCTTTATGCGAAATACAGCAAGCCCGTTTACTTACGCTTCAGGCTGCCGACATGATGGACAAGGCAGGTACTAAAGGGGCTAAAGAGTTGATTTCTATGATTAAGATTGTAGCGCCTCGTATGACACAGACTGTGGTAGACCGAGCCATGCAATCGTTTGGAGGCATGGGTTTGAGCGCAGATACTCCTCTTGCCGGATTTTTTGGTGCAGCCAGGGTCATTCGCCTTGCCGATGGTCCCGATGAGGTACACATGCACCAACTGGGTAAAAATACCATTATGAAATATGCCACCGAAGCAACAAAATAA
- a CDS encoding NAD(P)H-dependent flavin oxidoreductase produces the protein MSQNNLFKDQLSLPVIAAPMFLISGTQLVTACCKNGIIGTFPALNQRSTEGFDQWLTEIENELEQAKQDGQTVAPYGVNLIVHHTNPRLKADLEVCVKHKVPIIITSLGAVAEVVEAVHSYGGLVFHDITNRRHAEKAIEAGVDGLILVSAGAGGHAGTVNPMALVAEIKSFFDKTIILSGCISNGRDIATALQMGADFAYMGTRFINVSESKADKAYQDMIIQSNTADIVYTAAISGVPANFLRLSLEAMGITKEMWHHQKKINFGEELDAAQAEAKAWKTIWSAGQGVASVQDVVPVKTLVQRLKKEMREAIMEQQQWL, from the coding sequence ATGAGCCAAAACAATCTATTCAAAGATCAATTATCGCTCCCGGTAATTGCTGCCCCTATGTTTTTAATTTCAGGTACCCAATTAGTCACTGCCTGCTGCAAAAACGGCATCATAGGCACTTTTCCTGCCTTAAACCAACGCAGTACTGAGGGTTTTGACCAATGGCTAACCGAGATAGAAAATGAATTGGAGCAAGCCAAACAAGATGGGCAAACAGTCGCTCCTTATGGGGTAAACCTTATTGTACACCATACCAACCCTCGCCTTAAGGCAGATTTAGAAGTTTGTGTCAAGCACAAAGTACCTATTATCATTACCTCGTTGGGGGCAGTAGCAGAGGTGGTCGAAGCGGTACACAGTTATGGTGGTTTGGTATTTCATGACATTACCAACCGACGCCACGCTGAAAAGGCTATAGAAGCTGGAGTAGATGGGCTTATTTTAGTGAGCGCGGGGGCGGGTGGACACGCAGGTACTGTAAACCCTATGGCATTGGTGGCTGAAATTAAAAGCTTTTTTGACAAAACTATCATTCTGTCGGGGTGCATAAGCAACGGGCGCGATATAGCCACTGCCCTGCAAATGGGTGCCGACTTTGCCTACATGGGTACGCGGTTTATCAATGTGAGCGAAAGCAAAGCAGACAAAGCTTATCAAGATATGATTATCCAGAGCAACACTGCCGATATTGTATATACTGCAGCTATTTCAGGGGTGCCAGCCAATTTCTTACGCCTAAGCCTTGAGGCGATGGGCATTACCAAAGAAATGTGGCATCATCAGAAAAAAATCAACTTTGGAGAGGAACTGGATGCTGCACAGGCCGAAGCCAAGGCTTGGAAAACAATTTGGTCAGCGGGGCAAGGTGTGGCGTCTGTTCAAGATGTGGTACCAGTAAAAACATTGGTACAAAGGCTCAAAAAAGAAATGAGAGAAGCGATCATGGAGCAACAACAATGGTTATAA
- a CDS encoding SDR family NAD(P)-dependent oxidoreductase has protein sequence MKFQDKVVIITGAGSGIGRATSLLYAQGGAQVIVSDIAPKGGEETVRLITEAGGKASFITANVAKLDEVENLINETVAQFGKIDIAVNNAGIGDFNQKKTAEHPVDSWDKVIAVNQTGVFYCMKMELQQMMKQGSGNIVNVSSVAGLRGLPNNLAYVASKHAVVGMTKTAAMEYAKHNIRVNAVCPVFTLTNLFQPQFFGDKAEKLKANIPMKRYGKVEEIAEAITWLSARNSSFVTGHIMPVDGGTTA, from the coding sequence ATGAAGTTTCAAGACAAAGTAGTAATCATTACTGGAGCAGGGTCAGGCATTGGTCGGGCTACTTCTCTGCTCTACGCTCAAGGTGGGGCGCAAGTCATCGTATCAGATATTGCCCCTAAAGGAGGAGAAGAAACGGTGAGACTTATCACCGAAGCAGGAGGAAAAGCAAGCTTTATAACGGCCAATGTTGCCAAACTCGACGAAGTAGAAAATCTAATCAATGAAACTGTTGCTCAATTTGGCAAAATAGACATTGCCGTTAATAACGCTGGAATTGGAGATTTCAACCAAAAAAAAACCGCTGAGCACCCAGTAGATAGTTGGGACAAGGTAATTGCGGTAAACCAAACTGGGGTGTTTTATTGCATGAAAATGGAGCTTCAACAAATGATGAAACAAGGCAGTGGCAATATAGTCAATGTATCGTCAGTAGCAGGTTTGCGTGGTTTACCCAATAACCTGGCATATGTGGCAAGCAAACACGCTGTAGTAGGCATGACCAAAACTGCAGCCATGGAATATGCTAAACACAATATCAGGGTAAATGCAGTGTGCCCGGTATTTACACTTACTAATTTATTTCAGCCTCAGTTTTTTGGCGATAAAGCAGAAAAACTCAAGGCAAATATTCCGATGAAACGCTACGGCAAAGTAGAAGAGATAGCCGAAGCAATCACTTGGCTGAGTGCCAGAAACTCAAGCTTTGTAACAGGGCATATAATGCCAGTAGACGGTGGCACAACTGCCTGA
- a CDS encoding serine hydrolase domain-containing protein: MKKYAYPTPQFLASLKKTCVVILSLLFTHLAQAQQNSKAEVIDSVMNLLYANNQFNGAVLVKDKGKVIYKKALGWSNLDKRDTLKLTTSMRVASVSKQFTAMAIMILKERGLLDFSDLVHHYIPALPYKSVTIENLLHHNSGLPDSFGELRGVTRMFGSTKLISNDDIIAYLSAVRPKVKFKPGKKASYCNTGYILLASIVEKVSKVPFDKFLYENIFKPLKMNHTYIYHPKRNHTNVYNTKTYDTLVVKRDTIQKNADTRIVKSILQTQEVIVSKKKQRAYGYYIDQKYGWQLLDYHPYDGIVGEKSVCTTVEDLAKWDEALHKRTLVSDLTQRKAFTMAAVTNKRKYGYGYGFKIYRKKPHVVFHHGLYRGFRSYLQHDTKDKSFIVILTNRGLGYQMYPIYQMIDNILYGRKFKMPKKDWVEKRTTKMFKKRYWINYDEPNIGVLKAKIDKE; this comes from the coding sequence ATGAAAAAATATGCTTACCCTACACCCCAATTTTTAGCTTCGCTCAAAAAAACTTGCGTTGTTATATTGAGTCTATTATTTACTCACTTGGCGCAAGCCCAGCAAAACTCTAAGGCAGAAGTGATAGACTCAGTCATGAACTTGCTTTATGCCAATAATCAGTTTAATGGTGCGGTGTTGGTCAAGGATAAGGGCAAGGTAATTTATAAGAAAGCCCTGGGTTGGAGCAATTTAGATAAAAGAGATACCTTAAAACTGACTACATCCATGCGGGTTGCCTCAGTATCCAAGCAGTTTACAGCCATGGCTATTATGATTTTAAAGGAAAGGGGTTTACTTGATTTTTCTGATTTGGTGCACCATTACATTCCAGCATTGCCCTACAAAAGCGTGACTATAGAGAACTTATTGCATCATAACTCAGGTCTACCCGACTCTTTTGGAGAATTAAGGGGGGTGACCCGAATGTTTGGTAGTACCAAACTCATTAGTAATGATGATATCATAGCTTATTTGAGTGCAGTACGTCCCAAGGTGAAATTTAAACCTGGCAAAAAAGCCAGCTACTGCAATACAGGGTATATTTTGCTGGCAAGCATTGTAGAAAAGGTAAGCAAAGTGCCTTTTGACAAGTTTTTGTATGAAAACATTTTCAAGCCTTTGAAAATGAACCACACCTATATTTATCACCCCAAACGTAACCATACCAATGTGTACAATACCAAAACCTACGATACTTTAGTAGTAAAAAGAGATACTATTCAGAAAAACGCAGATACTCGTATTGTAAAAAGTATTTTGCAAACCCAAGAGGTGATTGTGAGCAAAAAGAAACAAAGAGCTTATGGGTATTATATTGACCAAAAATATGGTTGGCAATTGCTTGACTATCATCCTTATGATGGCATAGTGGGCGAAAAAAGTGTGTGTACTACAGTAGAAGATCTTGCCAAATGGGATGAAGCATTGCATAAAAGAACTTTAGTGAGTGACCTTACCCAAAGAAAAGCATTTACAATGGCAGCTGTTACTAACAAAAGAAAGTACGGCTATGGTTATGGTTTTAAGATATATAGAAAAAAACCGCATGTAGTTTTTCACCATGGGCTTTATCGAGGGTTTAGAAGCTACCTGCAACACGATACCAAAGACAAAAGTTTTATTGTAATTTTGACCAATCGAGGGTTAGGGTATCAAATGTATCCTATTTATCAGATGATTGATAATATACTGTATGGGCGTAAATTTAAAATGCCTAAAAAAGATTGGGTTGAAAAGCGTACTACCAAGATGTTTAAAAAACGTTACTGGATCAATTATGATGAGCCAAATATAGGTGTGCTGAAGGCAAAGATAGACAAAGAATAG
- a CDS encoding TetR/AcrR family transcriptional regulator, whose protein sequence is MKLKDQEKQARIRQVTIDIVSEQGIAGVKMASVAKRAEVVPSTLYTYYKNKETLIVSTFTYIAQQMTEELHLLFEPVQPFRKLLWNLFEQAIDYKLKHHKEDIFFKMFIVSPYFDKATPETKRALETAARQLMEFGKEQMIIKAETPDMVLIAALDGIIDKLVDYHYKNMLTLDEAIIQAGFDVLWDAVT, encoded by the coding sequence ATGAAACTAAAAGATCAGGAAAAACAGGCACGAATAAGACAAGTAACTATAGATATTGTATCTGAACAAGGCATTGCAGGAGTAAAAATGGCTTCGGTAGCAAAACGTGCCGAGGTAGTACCCTCTACTTTGTATACTTACTACAAAAACAAAGAAACCCTCATTGTATCTACCTTTACCTACATAGCACAACAAATGACTGAAGAGCTTCACCTGCTCTTTGAGCCCGTCCAGCCTTTTCGTAAGTTGCTCTGGAACCTGTTTGAGCAAGCCATTGATTATAAGCTTAAGCATCATAAAGAAGATATTTTTTTTAAAATGTTTATTGTCTCTCCTTACTTTGACAAAGCAACTCCTGAAACAAAAAGAGCCCTTGAGACTGCTGCCCGGCAGTTGATGGAGTTTGGCAAAGAGCAAATGATTATAAAAGCCGAAACTCCCGATATGGTACTTATTGCTGCTTTAGATGGCATCATTGATAAATTGGTAGATTATCATTACAAAAACATGCTTACATTAGATGAAGCCATTATCCAGGCAGGGTTTGATGTTTTGTGGGATGCTGTTACTTGA